Proteins encoded by one window of Salmonirosea aquatica:
- a CDS encoding DUF4236 domain-containing protein produces MAWRFRKSVKIIPGVRLNFSSRGVSTSIGVRGAGLNFSNRGVYAYASIPGTGLSYRERIGGGRTPARKNQLTNTNEHYLPDTLVPREFGYQELPDNIISLDVQEITSQDMQGIKDLILGTHEQRTSIQDSIPGVKRAIIWSKVKIALSYVFLVSLIKKAIAQEMKEDLESQKEVLAALEEQLEESVVRLEIEFDDSIKTKYDRMVEGFRKLTTSEKIWDVTGEYWEDRVKTRSAASTLVKRQQVRIGMKHLSDIRSDYEPLYFQNANGADLYIYPNFMVAYKGKVEFAVIGYDELNFVFSSVRFVETERVPSDSRIIDTTWAKVNKNGSRDRRFKDNYQIPIVCYAELQLATSTGLREAYQFSNYENAQAFSSALSDYQQTIKKLKAIKEK; encoded by the coding sequence ATGGCTTGGCGATTTAGAAAGAGTGTAAAAATCATCCCCGGGGTGAGGCTTAATTTCAGTAGCAGAGGTGTAAGCACTTCGATCGGAGTAAGGGGAGCTGGGCTAAATTTTTCGAACCGCGGCGTGTACGCGTACGCCAGTATTCCGGGCACAGGGCTTTCATACAGGGAAAGGATTGGAGGAGGGCGAACGCCTGCTCGCAAAAATCAGCTCACCAACACAAACGAACACTATCTTCCGGACACGCTTGTACCTCGAGAATTCGGGTACCAGGAACTGCCTGATAATATAATCAGCCTTGATGTACAAGAAATCACCAGCCAGGACATGCAGGGAATCAAGGATCTGATACTGGGAACGCACGAGCAGCGGACAAGCATCCAAGACAGCATACCTGGGGTAAAGAGAGCTATTATATGGTCAAAGGTAAAAATCGCCCTGAGTTATGTATTTTTAGTCAGCCTAATTAAAAAAGCAATAGCTCAGGAGATGAAAGAGGATTTGGAGTCTCAAAAAGAGGTACTTGCTGCGCTCGAGGAACAGCTTGAAGAATCGGTAGTCAGACTGGAAATTGAGTTTGATGATTCCATTAAGACCAAATATGACCGCATGGTGGAGGGTTTTAGGAAACTCACAACTTCGGAGAAAATTTGGGATGTTACGGGTGAGTACTGGGAGGATAGGGTAAAAACACGTTCGGCAGCCTCTACCCTAGTAAAACGACAACAGGTGCGCATTGGAATGAAGCATCTGTCAGACATCCGATCCGACTACGAGCCGCTTTATTTCCAAAATGCCAATGGTGCCGACCTATATATTTACCCTAATTTCATGGTGGCCTACAAGGGTAAAGTGGAGTTTGCGGTGATCGGGTATGATGAGCTCAATTTTGTTTTCTCCTCAGTGCGGTTCGTAGAGACGGAGAGGGTGCCATCGGATAGCAGAATCATCGATACGACTTGGGCGAAGGTGAACAAAAATGGAAGCCGTGACAGGAGGTTCAAAGACAATTACCAGATTCCGATAGTGTGTTACGCAGAACTACAGCTCGCGACGAGCACCGGTCTTAGAGAGGCGTATCAGTTTAGTAACTACGAGAACGCCCAGGCTTTTTCCTCTGCATTGAGTGACTACCAGCAGACGATTAAGAAACTGAAAGCTATAAAGGAAAAGTAG